TGGCTCCGAAAAGGTGGGCTCCGTTGGTGGAGCCCGCTTACCTGTGGGTAAGGCTGGGGGACACTGGCACAAGGGTGAGTCAATTTTTTTATGTGgccttctataaataggaagaaGCTCCCAGTTCTTCCCCACATCGTCGCCTTCGCCTCTCCCGCTTTCCGGTTATTCTCCTCTCCTTTCTCTTCGTGGCGTCCTTGGAATCTGGATCTTAAGAACCCTACTGTTCTCTGGATCCCATCAAGAAGTACTCCATTCTTGTGATCGCGGCCGGATCTGAGGGCTGGGCGGGTTAGATCCGTCTTCCGATTGGGCTCGATCGGATCAGATCTGGTCTCGGGCCCTTTGGTTCTGGAAGGAATGCAATTGAAGCTGCGCTAGGTGGATCTGGATCTGGAATCTCGGTCAGTTCTCGGTTCCTTGTCTCAATTCTGCAGTGGCTTTAATTTTATGTCGTCGAGCAATGTTCATAATTGGGGTGGATTCACGGTGGCGGCGATGCGGTTTCTTGTTTGTGTTGATTATCTTTCGTCTTGATGTAATCGGTTCGGCAGGAAATTCGAGCTGTTGTGATGTTGGTTCTTTCTGGCAAGTTGAGAGAAAAGCACCTTTCCAATCACTGCTTCGTTACTGAAACGGATAGTCTAGTGTAATAGGATCCATCATGAGCTTCGGGGAGAATTTTATGCTTCATTTCAGTTTGTACGATAATAATTGTAGTACATATGAAGGTCATTTGCAATTTGATTTGGAGATTGAGGAAGATGGAAATCGTATGAGAAAGGGTGGGCTTTGGTAGAACAGTAAGGTTGCTCCCTTGTGATTTAGGAGACGAGGGTAGTCTCGGCCTCTCTAAATATATAAAGGTAAAGCTGCATACATTGACCCTCAGACATGCAATCGCGGAAGTGCCATACACTGGGTTTGCCCTTTAGAAATCATGAGCAAGctggtttttattttatatactgTGGTTACTTCTCAGGTTTGCTGACTTTGATATGACAACAACAGCTTTGATTTCTGGATCTTGGCGTGTAATTGTGGATATGCAATTTTCTTTCGTTGGTTCTTTTCCTTTGTCTATCTTTCAATTTTTGGGATGAAATTCATGTCGTTGTGATATTTGACCTTGATGGGAAGGtggaaaagttttttttttgcattatttTCATTGCTGCTACAGGGaatatggattaattggattgttCATGAGATTGGGAAGTAATCTGTTTGGTTTTCCATGTCCCTATACGAATTTCAATTTGCAGTGTTATTGTTCTATTTTACATAAAGGTCACTTGCTGTTTGATTTGGAAGTTAGGGAAAACAGAAACTATATAAACAAATGGCTTACTCGCTGGGTTCAATAGTAGATTCCTTTGTTTGTTGATTTTATGAGAGGTTCTACTACCCTTGTTGGCTGATTTTTTACTTTCTAAAttgtgatgattttatcatattcTCTTATGTTGTCAGGTTTGCTACAGTTTTGACTTGATATCACGAGAACAGTTTGATTTCTAGATCTATTGGCCAGGTGGTGGCCAAGTAATACTTGCAAAAGGTGTACTTTTGAGATGCTAAAGAACGGGATGGTAGAATGCAGTGTTTGTCATTCCAAAATAGTCTCGCCAAGCCCAAGATCTGTATCAAGGGCATATGATAAGCATAGGAGCAAAGTATCATCCAGATATCGTGCTCTTAAATTTCTTCTTGTTGTGGGTGATTGTATCTTGGTTGGTCTTCAGGTACTTTATTTTGAAAgatcttcaattttttttcagatttattttttccttttgaaaTATGAGTGGCATTTATCTTTTGGCCAAAGGTTTAACATCTGTGCTCAGTGACTGTCTCAATCGGACTTTTGGTTGTAGTATTTGCCTTAGCACATGGGTTAAAACATTGGCAACTTGTTACATGTTTTGTTTATTGCATGATGTGTGAATAGCCAATGAATCTTATGCATGCTTCAGATGTGATTACAGTTGATTTCATATGCTGGATTTTTTTAATTACTTGTGCTTTTACTTCTGATTTGATAGACTGAACATGGTATGCTTGGCAGTGCATAAATATCTTTCACCAGTGAAAGTTGTGGCATGACACTTATCTTTCACCAGTGAAAGTTGTGGCATAACACTTGCTGCACAAATGACAACATGGTACAACAAAGATGTTCCTTGTTATAAGCCGGCACCTGTGTAGTCCTTAAGTATTCAAATTATCTGAGGCAAACTCTATGTTGTAGGCTTTTTTTGTTTATGCAGAACTTTGTGGAATTTTGTTGGATAGCGCTTAAGCAGATTTTGTAATTTGTTGCAGCCTATACTAGTCTATATGTCCAAGGTGGATGGGAAGTTCAAGTTTAGTCCCATCAGTGTAAATTTTTTGACAGAAGTTGCAAAAGTTCTCTTTGCCATCATTATGTTATTATTCCAGGTTTGTCTTATAACCTTATTTTTATAGTAATATTATTTTGTGGGATACTATGAACAGATGGTGCTTGCAATTTTCCATTTTAGAGTATTTCCAATTCTAAGTTATTGTAGGAGAGTTACTCGCTGGATGCATCATGTCAAACGGCAACTAATAAGGCCTTATATTGTCCAACTAGGCTTTTTGTCAAAATAGAAGTCCTTTTTCTTGTCTAGACTTGCCTTCATTTAGGAATTTGCACATTTATGATCTGAAACCCAATCATCTACTCTATCATTGATGATTGGTCGAACCAGTAAATACTGGTCTGTTCATACGAATCTATCTGTACTTTATATCATGTGGTGACCATATGATTGTtttcatattttatataaatcaatCTGTATGTTAAGAAAATTTGTGTTCATATTTTGAGCTAAATTGTTTATAATAACTCAACTTTCAAGTTTGCTACAAATTTGAGAGCTTTTCTAGTTATAATCTGATATTCGTGGGTGGGAGAAGATAGTATATCACATGTGCATAGATGAAATAGAATGAAAAAGCCAAGTGGTGTATTCTTTGAATTATGTTTCCGAAAAAACTGTCGCCAATTAATGGTTTAGTTGCCATGTGCTTTGATTTACACAGGTTCTTATTAAAAAAATCAGAAAGGACAAATATCAATTTGAAATCTTGAAATGTTCCAATTAAGACACTTACAAATGAAAAGGGCCTTCTTCAAATCAGCTTACATAATTTAAAAAGAACACTTGCTGCTCCTGTTATGACTTATGTGGTTGTAGAATTAGCCAACTACTACCATTCAACCTGTTGAAAACCCTTGTTGCTTCAGAATTTGAACTTAAGGACTCTTAATATTGATTACCAGTCATTTATTAGATAAATCAACTCATTAACTTTTTAGTGTCCAATATGTCTAAAGTTACTCTTAATAATTTCTCATtagagtaaaaaataaaaagaaatcctaaCTGCACATAATTCCAAGATAAATAAAAGTTTCCTGACAGAGCTGGTTTTCTATAGTATTGGGCTACTTGGATTCAAGATGTCAAATGTTAGAACTATTAGGGATGTTCATCTCTTGGATAGATAATCTTTCTTTCTAGGGAATCTATATTAAATAAACAGACATGAAGTTGCCAGATTTATCTAGAACTTAAGAAAATCATGTCGGATGTGTAGTCAACTTCGTTGGAAAAGCAAAGAACACAAGTATCATATAATAAGTCACTTATTAGTTATTGTAACTTCTGATGGTTCTACATTTcgattttttccttttattttgtgCTGTTTGATTTTCAGCTTTTTGCTAGTAGTATTAATGAAGTATGAATCCCATTCTTCTAGTCTTATATTTTAATGCTACCACAATGTTCCGTTTCAATGATAATATTTTGCTACAACCAGAGCTGATATTTGTAACTAAACAGGGTAGACGCCAAAAGGTTGGAGAGAAACCCCTTCTATCAATTTCTACATTTGTACAGGTAGAATATCTCTGCACGCCAATATTCATGTCATGATCATTAAACTCTTTTATCTTTCCATATTTTCTTGTGATCATTCTTTTTAATTTACTTTATTTTGTAACATCCAATATTTAGCAGTTAATTATGTCAGTGGATAGTGCTTCTTGCTATATTGATTTTATATATGGTACTTTTTAACAATAAGTATTATGATCCTTAGGTTATATTAGGATCTTCACCGTATTGAACTTCTAACTGCTGTAGAATTCAACAACAGAAAGAATATGAGAAGGAATGTGACTAAATTTTGAAAATCTCCTGGCTGACTGAGTCTATATGCTTGCCAAAACTATTTCCAAGACATCTTTTGGCAAGGTATTCCTCAATCTGTATTGGTGGACTGGAGTGCTTTACTAAACTTTTACTTGTGAGTTGATACGACACCATGGACCGCATCTAACCTTGAAAAAACTGCATTTGTGGAATGTGATTATTATTTAATTCCACAACAGGCATTCCACAGTTCTGTTCATGACTCCAAACTTCTAACACAGGACCGTTTATTTGTCAGTAAGTAGAAGAAATTCATCAGTCTTTAACAGGAAGATGATTTTAGATTAAATGTCCCCTCTATCTTGGCCTTAACGGAGAGCAATTCTGTCCAACTGCAAAATTAATTTCTATTCAATATAAGCCACTAAAGAGAAGTATGTATTGCTCAAACCATTTTTTTGCATTATTGTTAAACCTTTCAAAGTAGACTTCTTCAAAGGCAGAACATGTTGTTCTGGGTTGTATATGGCCCCAGGTAAATACAACTCCTAAAATACATTTGCAAATGGAATATAATCACCTCGTATAGTGAGTATGGATCGggattattttttaaacttaaagttGTGTATGGAGAGGTGAAGAGTTAAAGTTGTAGACGTGTAAaagtaagaattttttttttgtatgttccAAATTCTTAGATGAAATTTCAATTGTGGCTAGTAAAATTGATTCGGACTTTTAagatgcattgatctttccacaaGGGTATAACAAAACAAAGTTTTGGATACTAGTTGGACTGATATGTATGCTAACCGGTATTGCTCGGTCCAACTAAACACTAGTATCGGAATATATAGCTCGATAGTAGTACACAcaccatatttttattttattttattcaatgatacaaTAAATAGCTCAATAATGATACATATAccatttagtttttattttattcaaTAATACCAAGTGATATAGGTCAATATATCGGCTGACATATAATATTATACCAGGGCAATAGGTTACCCAATCTGATATTGGTCTGGTATTCAAAACCTTGATACATGATGTACctatatcattttcataattatGGATATATAgctcttttttaaatttttggttGGTTTATCAAAGGTTAGAAATGGAGAGGCTTAGAGGATGTTTTAAGAATGAAAGTTTTGCAAATTAATCAAATGTATGTGCTTTTAAAATTGTTGtggaaataaaaatttaaacaatGATTGTAGATCCTTCATTCTTTGTGCATTGGTTTCAGTTGCAAAGTAAGAAAGAAATCCAGAAGGTTAATGTGACTTTTTCCTGTTGTACTTTCCTGCAAATTAATTAAAATTGTCTTGTCATTAAGATGGTTTTGGTAGTAATACCGATATGATAATTTGGATTCAACTTTGATTATCCTGCTGTCTTCGAGTCCAGGGTTCTTCATAACCTAGAGAGTTATCAAGTAATGTAATTCAGTTTCTGTCTGTTCAATTCAGACTTCACTTACAGAAAGAATCTGAAAAGAATGTGACTTTCCTTAGGTGCAAACTCAATTAATTTTTATCCATTTTTTCTGCCGTAAAAGAGTGTTCTGAgtgcaaaagaaaacaaaattaaaataaaaacaacaGACAAATGCAGCAAAAACGGATGAATATCTGTCTTTTTTACATCATGTATTCATGGTATGATCTGATTCGAAGTTTATGCCTATATTTTGCAGGCAGCTCGGAACAATGTCCTTCTTGCTGTTCCTGCTCTTCTATATGCAATCAATAATTATCTAAAGTTTACTATGCAGGTGTGTTTTAGCTTCATATCGTATGAAAACATTTTTCTAGCTTCATATATTCTGACAAAAAATTACCCAACAATTTTCTTTGTGTGCTTTTTTAGCTATTTGTGGTTTGGACTTTGGAGTACTTGATATGCTTATGATTGTCCTTTTGTTATTTTCTATCTCTTTGCAGCTATACTTCAATCCTGCTACTGTGAAAATGTTGAGCAACCTGAAGGTAGCACTCTATAAATCCTCGGCTTTATGTTTAATCTTTTAAACCATTCATTTCAATGTAGGTTTTCTAACATAAGAATTGTTTGCTGTAATAATAATTACATTGCAATATCTGTGCTGAGGTTAATGTAGATGAATAGATTAGTATTCATGGAACTTTCTCTTAAAGTTTTTTTTACTCATAGATATTAAACCATAACATTATAAGTTGATATACTGATTTTTCTTGGTTAATACAGCATATCATATCAGTGCCATAATTTGCCTTCTCTAGGCAAATGGAGTTGATGGACATGAACATGTTTTGTAGCATGGCTCcttagataatttttttctttttttactagcTTGATGTATGTACAAAACAGAATATATCTATATATCTGGCTTTCCATGCGGAAGAACATTGTGTATTTCTGAAGCATGTTTTTTAGCTGTTTCCGTTATTTTCAGTCAAGAAATTTCAAGGATATGTTCTTTAATTCTATTTTGAATGTATATTGTGCTCTTCCATCGTTTGCTTGTCTTGTTCATACAAGATGCTGAAAACTGAATTTTTTCTTGAAGCCAAATCATTGATATTGTGCTACCTTTATGCAAATTACTTGTAGGTTTTGGTGATCGCGGTCCTTTTAAAGATAATAATGCGGAGGCGTTTTTCCATAATTCAGGTAAGTTTGGACTCTAGAATCAGTTGCATTCATGTTGCATGATGTACTTTAATGGATAAGACTTCGAAAAGTCCACTGTCAAATTTTAGATGTGAAATATGTTATACTAGACATATAAGTGCTTGTATGAGATGATCATTTGTGGCAACCTAATTATGGTCATATAACTTCTCAGCAACGTCTATGATTTCTTATGTCGAATGATAATGTTTTATTATTGGTCATTAAGTTTTTTCCTTTGTTTCTTTTTTACTGATGGGCAGTGGGAGGCTCTTGCGCTTTTGCTGATTGGGATAAGCGTAAATCAACTCCGATCACTGCCTGAGGGTTCCACAGCACTGGGTCTTCCAGTTACAATGATTGCTTATGTGTATACATTAGTTTTTGTAAGTTTTATCACTCACATCATTTATATGTTTAACCATTGTTGTTTCTATCTTTTTttcattgatttatttttttcttgtttctcTTTATTAGAGTCTGATAATCCTTTTGGGAACTTTTTTACAACTTGTTAATAATTGATCTACCATAAATTTGATAATTGGAGCaccttatatatattatatttattgtcCCAAGAATTGATGTTTTGTAGTATGGGACCTATGGGTGCTTGGTGACAACTTTCTTGTGTGGTATTAACTTCTGTCATGCAAATGGTATGTCCTTGTATATTGGCACCTTCACCATGTATTAGTATAGTACTTGACGATACTTTTCTATCATagtatgggctgatccattctgactgatgcagtACTTGACGATACTTTTCTACATAATTGTCAACTTGAGTATAAAATTCTAAATAGCTGGATTTTACTTAAAATTGTTTATCATCACAATAATACTTCTCTTAGGTTAACATCCCTAATTTACAAAcagtaatttttttatcatatggTTTTAAGATGTAAATAAGTTGTTATCTCCTTTATCTGGAATTTGAGAGTTTTGATGTGAACATCTAAAATATGGAAAAGTCCAGATTTGGTTAAATTTTGGTGTCATACTATTCTTCTTATATAATAGGCTACTTCAAGTGTTATATGGCTGACTAATTCATGAAGTTGTGTTACAACACATCTGAAAGGATACTAGACTTATTACCGGTCAAAAATACTTAATATGAAATACTTAATTTTAAGTTAATTGTAGTACCTTACTAGCTAGTTAagtacagtgatttaaaaagcgttaggcgtcaAAAGACGCCAAGGTGCAAAAACacccgaggcactaggcgctcgcccgagcgaaacgaggcactaaaatataaaaatatataaattaattaataaatataattatttaaataaaaatatgatattaaataaaaaatcttacagaatcacaatatcacattaataaaaaactcaaaattcaaaacaataacaataatttcaaataaataaaaattagtagtattaaaatcaaattaatatattattaatctaataaataaaaaaaatattgttactagtatacagttaatagtatattgttaatatactgttaacagtatattaacagtatattaacaatatactattaactgtatactattaactgtatcgagtcgatgtgagtaGAGGGAGTAAGAGTAACAGTAACGGCAATGGTAGCGAGAGCGGGAGTGACGATAGTGGCAAGCAGCGACAACGAAGACAGGCAACGATAGCGGAGAGAGGTAGCGGTAGTAGAGAGGAAATATCAGCGGCAGAATCGCGAGCAggattagggttggggaagtcgcaagAGGGATGTTAGGaggttgatatcggtgctttagttggtttaatcAAACCAActgaagcaccggagaccgaaccaaacgtaaaacactggttcggtcgcctggtttaactcgagcgctcgctcgaagcgcctGGCGTCTGGGCTTGGGCgagtgcctctttgaagcgaggcgcttggacatgaagcgaggcgctcgggcctcgctttgccttgcccgagcgcctattgaaatcgctggTTAAGTGTTTGTCCATTTTCGATGTGGGGCTAAACTAgggttacaataaaagttttattaaAGGATTAAACATAAATGGAACCAAAGGGTATATAACATCGTGGAGATATTATTGGGATAGGCCTCACATGGATCATGTTATATTGGACATGAGGTGCCAAAGTAGAAAAGGATTAACCATGGATGATATCGAAGGATACAGTATAACGTGGAGTAATCATTAGACTATTTCTCATGTGGACATTTGACGAGAACGTCAAACCCTTAAATATGGGAGAAATCCTGAAACCTTAATTTAGTCTCATAATGGAAGTGGACAATTACTTAAATTGACTCATGAGGGTCTAGTTTGATAAGTGCACTATTATTAATTTAGGCTTATGTATTTCAGACTAGTAGTTTAGGCTCAACAAAGTTAATTAGTTAGTTATCTCATCATGTCGAGTAATGATAAGTAAATTATCAATATTTTTGCCTTGCCTTTGCTTTATAGTCCAACTGGTAAATGTGACCTCTTGGAGTGTCACCATCCTTCCTAATAGCTTTGTTTTTTGAAGTTTTCTATTTTTAACAAGTTAGAGAATGAACAATTTATGTGTTTTGAACAAGCTGCTTTTAAGTGAAACCTCAGATGTACAGAGATTCTTGATGGTATTGGTTATATAATTAGTTCTGCTTTCATGTTCACTTTGTATTATGATGTTGCAGGTTACTGTTCCATCAATGGCCTCCGTCTACAATGAATATGCTCTGAAAAGCCAAT
This Musa acuminata AAA Group cultivar baxijiao chromosome BXJ1-2, Cavendish_Baxijiao_AAA, whole genome shotgun sequence DNA region includes the following protein-coding sequences:
- the LOC103976569 gene encoding CMP-sialic acid transporter 5, translated to MLKNGMVECSVCHSKIVSPSPRSVSRAYDKHRSKVSSRYRALKFLLVVGDCILVGLQPILVYMSKVDGKFKFSPISVNFLTEVAKVLFAIIMLLFQGRRQKVGEKPLLSISTFVQAARNNVLLAVPALLYAINNYLKFTMQLYFNPATVKMLSNLKVLVIAVLLKIIMRRRFSIIQWEALALLLIGISVNQLRSLPEGSTALGLPVTMIAYVYTLVFVTVPSMASVYNEYALKSQFETSIYLQNLFLYGYGAIFNFLGIVGTALFKGPNSFNILEGHSKATMFLIFNNAAQGILSSFFFKYADTILKKYSSTVATTFTGIASAALFGHTLTMNFILGLSIVFISMHQFFSPIAKVKDETPLRKLEMMEDQHPRSKEASFIDMTAGAAEDASHHIGHDERQPLLPI